A stretch of the Medicago truncatula cultivar Jemalong A17 chromosome 5, MtrunA17r5.0-ANR, whole genome shotgun sequence genome encodes the following:
- the LOC11433985 gene encoding histone H3.2 codes for MARTKQTARKSTGGKAPRKQLATKAARKSAPATGGVKKPHRFRPGTVALREIRKYQKSTELLIRKLPFQRLVREIAQDFKTDLRFQSSAVSALQEAAEAYLVGLFEDTNLCAIHAKRVTIMPKDIQLARRIRGERA; via the coding sequence ATGGCTCGTACCAAGCAAACAGCTCGCAAATCCACCGGCGGAAAAGCACCAAGGAAGCAGCTTGCCACTAAAGCTGCCCGGAAATCTGCTCCGGCAACCGGAGGAGTCAAGAAGCCACACAGATTCCGTCCAGGAACTGTTGCACTTCGTGAGATCCGCAAGTACCAGAAGAGCACCGAGCTTCTTATAAGGAAGCTTCCATTCCAGAGGCTTGTTCGTGAAATCGCTCAAGATTTCAAAACAGATCTCCGATTCCAAAGCAGTGCTGTTTCTGCTCTTCAAGAAGCTGCTGAAGCTTATCTTGTTGGTTTGTTTGAAGATACTAATCTCTGTGCCATTCATGCTAAGAGGGTTACTATCATGCCTAAGGATATTCAACTCGCTCGCAGAATCAGAGGCGAGAGGGCTTAG